The following nucleotide sequence is from Halobacillus mangrovi.
ACCTAACTATCTTTATTCCATTAAATTAAAAATATGAAAGAAGGTCTGGCTTTCATGAACAAAGTAATAAGGCGTTATGGATTTATTGTATTGATTATCATTATCTTGGTGGTGATATGGTCTTTAAGACCATCAAGCTCTGGAATTGAAATGAATCATGAAGCTGCTAGCCCAAAAATAGGAAAAAGTAATGAAAAACCTCATATATCTGAATCATCTGGTGAGACTGGAATAAAAGTTGACGTAAAAGGCGAGGTGAGCGAACCAGGAGTTTACGAAGTAAAAAGTGATATGAGAGTGGATGATGTTATTCAACTGGCAGGGGGAATGACAGACAAAGCAGATCCTTCAAGTGTAAATTTAGCGCAAAAGCTGATTGATGAGATGGTCATTCATGTGTATTCATCAGAATTAGTATTATCAGATGGAGCTTCAGAAAAGTCTCAAAGTCCCAATCCAAATGGTCAAGTCGTTTTAAATCAGGCTACTGTTGAAGAGATACAAACATTAAACGGCATAGGACCCTCTAAAGCTGAAGCTATCATTCAATATAGGCAGGAAAACGGGCCTTTTCAGACAGTAGACGACCTGTTAAAGGTATCTGGAATTGGAGAGAAAACAATTGAAACTATCAAGGAAGATATCAGGGTTCCTTGACCGTTTGACGGAGGAACAAAGGAAAGGGTAAACTGAATGAAAAATGAACAGGGGGATACATAATGGAGCGCATCTCATGGAATCAATATTTTATGTCCCAAAGTTATTTACTAAAATCACGAAGTACATGTCAAAGGCTCGCAGTTGGAGCAGTCATTGTCAGGGATAAAAGGATGATTGCAGGAGGCTACAACGGAAGTGTCTCAGGTGGTGTTCACTGCATTGATGAAGGGTGTTATGTCGTGGATGGTCATTGTGTGAGGACCATACATGCGGAAATGAACGCATTGTTACAATGTGCGAAATTCGGTGTAGCTACGGATGAGGCTGAAATCTACGTGACACATTTTCCTTGTGTCCATTGTACAAAAGCAATCATTCAGGCTGGGATTAAAGCTGTATATTATAGTGAAGATTACAAAAACGATCCATATGCTATTGAATTGCTCCAGCAAGCAGGAGTAAGAACGAAAAAAGTTCCGGTTGAAACGGAGCCTATGCATTTTGAACAGCGACAGCTTATAGATGAAATGATCGAGAAGCTGAAAACTTTAGGCGAACCAGAGGTTGAAAAGTACGAAAAGAAAGCGCGGGATCTTTTTGAGTATCCTCATAAACAAAAAACGTGAAAGGAGTATGGCACTTTCCCGTCATCGCATTTGTGATTGGCGGGGTTCTTTCACGATTACCTACCGTACCTTTTTAT
It contains:
- a CDS encoding helix-hairpin-helix domain-containing protein is translated as MNKVIRRYGFIVLIIIILVVIWSLRPSSSGIEMNHEAASPKIGKSNEKPHISESSGETGIKVDVKGEVSEPGVYEVKSDMRVDDVIQLAGGMTDKADPSSVNLAQKLIDEMVIHVYSSELVLSDGASEKSQSPNPNGQVVLNQATVEEIQTLNGIGPSKAEAIIQYRQENGPFQTVDDLLKVSGIGEKTIETIKEDIRVP
- a CDS encoding ComE operon protein 2, whose protein sequence is MERISWNQYFMSQSYLLKSRSTCQRLAVGAVIVRDKRMIAGGYNGSVSGGVHCIDEGCYVVDGHCVRTIHAEMNALLQCAKFGVATDEAEIYVTHFPCVHCTKAIIQAGIKAVYYSEDYKNDPYAIELLQQAGVRTKKVPVETEPMHFEQRQLIDEMIEKLKTLGEPEVEKYEKKARDLFEYPHKQKT